From the genome of Vulpes lagopus strain Blue_001 chromosome 2, ASM1834538v1, whole genome shotgun sequence, one region includes:
- the LOC121484442 gene encoding zinc finger protein 432-like, protein MINAQESLTLEDVAVDFTWEEWQLLAPAEKNLYRDVMLENYRNLVSVGYQARKPDVLSKLEQGEEPWAKQKEVLHGTRPETSKVDNHLQGHWENPRMPKLGMEPYHKHNAFGNTVPQSKSHFPFRQNHMFEFCIKTLKSNLSLVNQSRSYEIKNSTKFSGDEKLFLHDKHEDFHSAVKFPVSAKPISNKSRVIKHQRTHEIEKPHVCSECGKAFIKKSQLTDHHRVHTGEKPYGCNICAKVFSRKSRLNEHQRIHKREKSFICNDCGKVFTMKSRLIEHQRTHTGEKPYVCSECGKGFPGKRNLIVHQRNHTGEKCYVCSECGKGFTGKSMLIIHQRTHTGEKPYICSECGKGFTTKHYVIIHQRNHTGEKPYICNECGKGFTMKSRLIEHQRTHTGEKPYVCDECGKGFPRKSNLIVHQRNHTVEKSYICSECGKGFTVKSMLIIHQRTHTGEKPYICSECGKGFPLKSRLVVHQRTHTGEKPYKCSECGKGFIVNSGLMLHQRTHTGEKPYICNKCGKGFAFKSNLVVHQRTHTGEKPFTCSDCGKGFTMKRYLIVHQQIHTGEKSYICNECGKGFAMETELILHQQIHTGEKPYACNECGKGFTVKSRLIIHQRTHTGEKPFICSDCGKGFSSKRNLIVHQRTHNGNKP, encoded by the exons atgatcaATGCCCAg GAATCACTGACACTGGAGGATGTGGCTGTGGACTTCACCTGGGAGGAGTGGCAGCTCCTGGCCCCTGCCGAGAAGAACCTATATCGGGACGTGATGTTGGAGAACTATAGGAATCTGGTGTCAGTGG GATATCAAGCCAGAAAACCAGATGTACTCTCCAAACTGGAACAGGGAGAAGAACCGTGGGCAAAACAGAAGGAAGTCCTCCATGGAACCCGGCCAG AAACTAGCAAAGTTGATAATCACCTGCAGGGTCATTGGGAAAATCCAAGAATGCCAAAATTAGGTATGGAACCATACCACAAACACAATGCATTTGGAAATACTGTTCCTCAAAGCAAAAGTCATTTTCCTTTCAGGCAAAATCATATGTTTGAGTTCTGTATAAAAACTTTGAAATCAAATTTAAGTTTAGTCAATCAAAGCAGAAGCTATGAAATTAAAAACTCTACTAAATTCAGTGGAGATGAGAAATTATTTCTGCATGATAAGCATGAAGATTTTCATTCTGCTGTTAAATTCCCTGTAAGTGCAAAACCAATTAGCAATAAGTCGCGAGTCATTAAGCATCAGAGAACTCATGAAATAGAGAAACCTCATGTATGtagtgaatgtggaaaagccttcattAAGAAGTCTCAACTCACAGATCATCACAGAGTTCATACGGGAGAGAAACCTTATGGATGCAATATTTGTGCGAAGGTATTCTCCAGAAAGTCCAGGCTCAAtgaacatcagagaattcataaaAGAGAGAAATCCTTTATATGCAATGATTGTGGAAAAGTTTTCACCATGAAGAGCCGTCTAATTGAACACCAGCgaactcacactggagagaaaccctatgtaTGCAGCGAATGTGGAAAAGGTTTCCCAGGGAAGCGTAATCTCATTGTACATCAGCGAAATCATACTGGAGAGAAATGCTATGTatgcagtgaatgtggaaaagGCTTCACTGGAAAAAGCATGCTCATCATACACCAGCGAACTCATACAGGAGAGAAGCCCTACAtctgcagtgaatgtgggaaaggcTTCACTACGAAGCACTATGTCATCATACATCAACGAaatcacacaggagagaaaccctatatatgcaatgaatgtgggaaagGTTTCACAATGAAGAGTCGACTGATTGAACACCAGCGAactcatacaggagagaaaccctatgtaTGTGATGAATGTGGAAAAGGATTTCCCAGGAAGAGTAATCTCATTGTACATCAGAGAAATCATACAGTAGAGAAATCCTACATatgcagtgaatgtggaaaagGTTTCACCGTGAAGAGCATGCTCATCATACACCAACGaactcatactggagagaaaccctacatctgcagtgaatgtgggaaaggcTTTCCCTTGAAGAGTCGCCTGGTCGTACATCAGCGAAcacatactggagagaaaccctataaatgcagtgaatgtgggaaaggtTTCATTGTGAATAGTGGACTGATGTTACATCAGCGaactcacacaggagagaaaccctatatATGCAATAAATGTGGAAAAGGTTTTGCCTTTAAGAGCAACCTTGTGGTACATCAGCGaactcatactggagagaaaccctttACGTGTAGTGATTGTGGAAAAGGCTTCACCATGAAACGCTATTTAATCGTACATCAACAAATCCATACAGGAGAGAAATCCTACATATGCAATGAATGTGGTAAAGGCTTTGCTATGGAAACTGAGCTCATTTTACATCAGcaaattcatactggagagaaaccgtATGCATGCAATGAATGTGGTAAAGGCTTCACTGTGAAAAGCCGACTAATCATTCATCAGCGAactcatacaggagagaaaccttTTATATGCAGTGACTGTGGAAAAGGTTTCTCCTCAAAGAGAAATCTTATTGTACATCAGAGGACTCATAATGGAAACAAACCCTAA